From the Corythoichthys intestinalis isolate RoL2023-P3 chromosome 15, ASM3026506v1, whole genome shotgun sequence genome, one window contains:
- the LOC130931050 gene encoding protein CLN8-like → MDPGQQLPRSDATFQAMAENYPWDLRYQLIGLGFVFYASVFLLTHLLCTSLSSTYNALQAKEKVFWNLAATRAVFGIQSSVAGLRALTQDSELSRDIGTGQEDWSWFIILTATGFFVFENAAFHTYSLVFRSLDLPLATHHFFALAGYGMAVTSNSSGHFVPVVVLLLEMSTPFTCISWMLLKAGWASSLFWKANQWVMIHMFHCRMVLTYYLWWVSYNNRGEISTHFPLALRLIFFIGLALLTVIINPFWTYKKTMQLFNPVDWNFGNKPAPGTKPMADFSCKPHVD, encoded by the exons ATGGATCCTGGACAGCAACTGCCTCGCTCTGATGCCACGTTCCAGGCCATGGCAGAAAACTATCCATGGGATCTTCGATACCAACTTATTGGCCTTGGTTTTGTCTTTTACGCATCCGTCTTCCTCCTTACTCACCTCCTGTGTACATCACTGTCCTCCACCTACAATGCACTGCAAGCCAAAGAGAAAGTTTTCTGGAACCTTGCAGCCACACGTGCAGTGTTTGGAATCCAGAGTTCAGTAGCTGGTCTCAGAGCGCTTACTCAGGACTCTGAGCTGAGCAGAGACATAGGGACTGGGCAAGAAGACTGGTCGTGGTTCATTATCCTCACAGCCACAGGGTTCTTTGTCTTCGAGAATGCAGCATTTCACACCTACAGTTTGGTGTTTCGGTCACTTGACCTTCCCCTGGCAACTCATCATTTCTTCGCCCTGGCAGGATACGGAATGGCAGTGACGTCAAATTCCAGTGGCCACTTTGTGCCAGTAGTGGTGCTACTACTGGAGATGAGCACACCATTCACCTGCATATCATGGATGCTGCTGAAG GCCGGATGGGCAAGCAGTCTTTTTTGGAAAGCCAACCAATGGGTGATGATCCACATGTTCCATTGTCGCATGGTCCTCACCTATTACCTTTGGTGGGTAAGCTATAACAATCGGGGAGAAATCAGCACCCACTTTCCCCTGGCCTTGCGGCTCATCTTTTTCATCGGACTGGCTCTGCTCACCGTTATCATTAATCCATTTTGGACCTACAAGAAGACAATGCAACTGTTCAACCCTGTAGACTGGAACTTTGGCAATAAGCCAGCACCTGGAACCAAACCCATGGCTGATTTTTCTTGCAAACCCCACGTTGATTGA